The Nocardia arthritidis genome has a window encoding:
- a CDS encoding biotin carboxylase N-terminal domain-containing protein yields the protein MMNKTHPVRFDTVLVANRGEIAVRVMKTLRAMGIRSVAVYSDADAQARHVREADIAVRLGPAPARESYLAIDKVVDAAVRTGAQAVHPGYGFLSENAAFAAALEDAGIVFLGPPTKAIEIMGDKIAAKNTVSAFGVPVVPGIARPGLTDAELIDAAAEVGYPVLVKPSAGGGGKGMRRVDRPDELPAALASARREAAAAFGDDTLFLERFVTRPRHIEVQVLADQFGNVLHLGERECSLQRRHQKVIEESPSPLLDAKTRARIGAAACNTARSVDYVGAGTVEFIVSADRPDEFFFMEMNTRLQVEHPVTELVTGVDLVECQVRVASGQKLAVAQHDIRMVGHAIEARVYAEDPGRGFLPTGGTVLALDEPEGDGVRVDSGLAVGTVVGSDYDPMLSKIVAHGADRTAALAKLDRALADTVLLGVTANIEFLRFLLADADVAAGRLDTGLLDRRVGDFTPVAVADPEFIAAAAYHWLRRWPSAPADPWAVPSGWRVGDPAPTALRLAAGDRTEHVYLTGAPDAARVRVGNGESRPLTAALTPDGLTLTLDGVRRAYRVAEAGDLLWVASRSGAALLREVAEADVRGGAEHVGDAEIRSPMPGSVIAVPVASGAAVAAGAPIVVVEAMKMEHSLTAPVAGTVELLVEPGAQVRLDQVLARIVAATEPNGAQTSETIEREGTST from the coding sequence ATGATGAACAAGACCCATCCCGTCCGGTTCGACACCGTACTGGTCGCCAACCGCGGCGAGATCGCGGTGCGCGTGATGAAAACACTGCGCGCCATGGGAATTCGGTCCGTCGCGGTGTACAGCGACGCCGACGCGCAGGCCAGGCACGTACGCGAGGCGGATATCGCGGTCCGGCTCGGACCCGCGCCCGCGCGCGAAAGTTACCTCGCCATCGATAAAGTCGTCGACGCCGCCGTGCGCACCGGCGCGCAGGCCGTCCATCCCGGCTACGGATTCCTGTCCGAGAACGCCGCGTTCGCGGCGGCGCTGGAGGACGCCGGAATCGTCTTCCTCGGTCCACCGACCAAGGCGATCGAGATCATGGGTGACAAGATCGCCGCCAAGAACACCGTTTCGGCCTTCGGCGTACCGGTGGTACCCGGTATCGCGAGACCCGGCCTCACCGATGCCGAATTGATCGATGCCGCAGCGGAAGTCGGCTATCCGGTGCTGGTGAAACCATCCGCGGGCGGCGGCGGCAAGGGTATGCGCCGGGTCGACCGGCCGGACGAGTTGCCCGCCGCGCTGGCCTCCGCGCGCCGCGAGGCCGCCGCGGCATTCGGTGACGACACCCTCTTCCTGGAGCGGTTCGTCACCCGTCCCCGGCACATCGAGGTTCAGGTGCTCGCCGACCAATTCGGCAACGTGCTGCACCTCGGCGAGCGCGAATGCAGTTTGCAGCGTAGGCATCAGAAGGTGATCGAGGAGTCGCCTTCGCCGCTGCTCGACGCCAAGACACGTGCCCGGATCGGCGCTGCGGCGTGCAACACCGCGCGCAGCGTCGACTATGTCGGTGCGGGCACCGTCGAATTCATCGTCTCGGCGGATCGGCCCGACGAGTTCTTCTTCATGGAGATGAATACCCGCCTGCAGGTGGAACATCCGGTCACCGAGCTGGTAACCGGTGTCGATCTGGTGGAATGCCAGGTCCGGGTGGCCTCCGGGCAGAAACTCGCGGTGGCGCAACACGATATCCGGATGGTCGGCCACGCGATCGAGGCGCGGGTCTACGCCGAGGATCCCGGCCGCGGCTTCCTGCCGACCGGCGGCACGGTGCTCGCGCTCGACGAGCCGGAAGGCGATGGTGTGCGGGTGGATTCGGGCCTCGCCGTCGGCACGGTGGTCGGCAGCGATTACGACCCGATGCTGTCGAAGATCGTCGCGCACGGCGCCGACCGCACCGCCGCACTGGCGAAACTCGATCGGGCGCTTGCCGATACGGTTCTGCTCGGGGTCACCGCCAATATCGAGTTCCTGCGCTTCCTGCTCGCCGACGCCGATGTCGCGGCGGGCCGGCTCGATACCGGCCTGCTCGACCGCAGAGTCGGCGACTTCACCCCCGTCGCGGTCGCCGATCCCGAATTCATCGCCGCCGCCGCATACCACTGGCTGCGGCGCTGGCCGAGTGCGCCCGCCGATCCGTGGGCGGTGCCGTCCGGCTGGCGGGTCGGTGATCCCGCGCCCACCGCGCTGCGGCTGGCCGCGGGCGATCGCACCGAGCACGTCTACCTCACCGGCGCCCCCGATGCCGCGCGGGTCCGGGTCGGTAACGGCGAATCACGGCCGCTCACAGCGGCTCTCACCCCCGATGGCCTCACGCTGACGCTCGACGGTGTGCGCCGCGCCTACCGGGTCGCCGAGGCGGGCGACCTGCTCTGGGTGGCAAGCCGGTCCGGCGCGGCGCTGCTGCGCGAGGTCGCCGAGGCCGATGTGCGCGGCGGCGCCGAACACGTCGGCGATGCCGAAATCCGCAGTCCCATGCCGGGTTCGGTGATCGCGGTGCCGGTCGCCTCCGGCGCCGCGGTGGCCGCGGGCGCGCCGATCGTCGTGGTCGAGGCGATGAAGATGGAGCATTCGCTCACCGCACCCGTCGCGGGCACCGTCGAACTGCTGGTGGAACCGGGCGCCCAGGTGCGCCTCGACCAGGTGCTGGCCCGCATCGTCGCCGCGACCGAGCCGAACGGCGCGCAGACCTCCGAAACCATTGAGCGAGAAGGAACTTCCACATGA